One genomic window of Quercus lobata isolate SW786 chromosome 9, ValleyOak3.0 Primary Assembly, whole genome shotgun sequence includes the following:
- the LOC115961899 gene encoding putative receptor like protein 25 yields MTLTNKGIKTKYWEIQDFFVAIDLSGNKFEREIPKILGNLKALHMLNLSNNILTSFIPLSLATLTNLESLDLSQNMLVGEIPPQLVKLTFLAFLNVSYKNLTGPIPQGKQFLTFQNNSFYGNVELCGSPLSKRCANSKDPPTPPSNFEANQGSEFSFEFGWKVVAMGYRCGFMVGFFVGQIIITRKSGWFIKSFAIGHPTGRG; encoded by the coding sequence ATGACATTGACAAATAAAGGCATAAAGACAAAATATTGGGAAATCCAAGATTTCTTTGTGGCCATTGATCTATCAGGCAACAAGTTTGAAAGagaaattccaaaaattttggggaatCTAAAAGCACTTCATATGCTTAACCTTTCCAACAATATTCTTACTAGTTTTATCCCGTTGTCTTTGGCAACCTTAACAAACCTGGAATCACTAGATCTTTCTCAAAATATGCTAGTTGGAGAGATTCCTCCACAACTAGTGAAGCTCACCTTCCTTGCTTTCTTGAATGTGTCTTATAAAAATCTTACAGGACCTATACCACAAGGGAAACAATTTCtcacatttcaaaacaattCATTCTATGGAAATGTAGAATTGTGTGGAAGTCCATTGTCCAAAAGATGTGCCAATTCAAAGGACCCACCAACTCCACCTTCAAATTTTGAAGCAAACCAAGGCTCAGAGTTTTCATTTGAGTTTGGCTGGAAGGTAGTTGCGATGGGATATAGATGTGGATTTATGGTTGGATTTTTTGTTGGACAAATTATAATCACAAGGAAGAGTGGTTGGTTTATAAAGTCCTTTGCAATTGGCCATCCAACAGGAAGAGGGTGA